In bacterium, one genomic interval encodes:
- the rho gene encoding transcription termination factor Rho has protein sequence MELTELKSKTIAELLKIAEDLDIPGVSGLRKSELIYKVMENQSNTNGMIFAEGVLEIMEEGYGFLRSPDYNYLPGQDDIYVSPSQIKRFDLRTGDTISGQVRPPKDNERYFALLKIEAVNFEDPEVAKHKTLFDNLTPLYPNEAFHLETNPEELTTRIIDLMCPIGMGQRGLITSPPKAGKTIILQKIAQAIVANHPKVKLIVLLIDERPEEVTDMRRSVKGEVISSTFDEPAERHVQVANMVLEKAKRLTEHKHDVVILLDSITRLARAHNSVVPHSGKILSGGVDSNALHKPKRFFGAARNIEEGGSLSIIATALIETGSRMDEVIFEEFKGTGNMEMVMDRRLADRRIFPAMDINRSSTRKEELLLSDEILNKVWILRKFLAEMNPVEAMEFLLDRMKKTKGNERFLASMKD, from the coding sequence ATGGAACTAACTGAACTAAAATCAAAAACGATCGCCGAATTGCTCAAGATCGCCGAGGACCTGGATATCCCAGGTGTCTCCGGTCTCCGCAAGTCGGAACTGATCTACAAGGTGATGGAAAACCAATCCAACACCAATGGCATGATCTTCGCCGAGGGAGTCCTTGAGATCATGGAGGAAGGGTATGGGTTCCTCCGCTCGCCGGACTACAATTACCTTCCGGGACAGGACGACATCTATGTCTCTCCTTCGCAGATCAAACGCTTCGACCTCCGCACCGGCGATACCATCTCCGGCCAGGTCCGTCCGCCAAAGGACAATGAGCGCTATTTTGCGCTGCTCAAGATCGAAGCCGTCAATTTCGAGGATCCCGAGGTCGCCAAACACAAAACGCTGTTCGACAACCTCACGCCGCTCTATCCGAACGAAGCATTCCACCTCGAAACCAATCCGGAAGAACTGACTACGCGCATCATCGATCTGATGTGCCCGATCGGGATGGGCCAGCGCGGATTGATCACCTCGCCGCCGAAAGCCGGTAAAACGATCATCCTCCAGAAGATCGCCCAGGCGATCGTCGCCAATCACCCGAAAGTCAAACTGATCGTCCTACTCATCGACGAGCGCCCTGAGGAAGTTACCGACATGCGCCGTTCGGTGAAGGGAGAGGTCATCTCCTCGACCTTCGATGAACCGGCCGAGCGCCATGTCCAGGTCGCCAATATGGTGCTGGAAAAAGCGAAACGACTGACTGAACACAAGCACGACGTTGTCATCCTGCTCGACTCGATCACTCGCCTTGCCCGCGCGCACAACTCGGTTGTGCCGCACTCCGGCAAGATCCTGTCGGGCGGTGTTGACTCGAACGCGCTGCATAAACCGAAACGCTTCTTTGGCGCCGCGCGAAATATCGAGGAAGGCGGCTCGCTTTCCATTATTGCCACCGCGCTCATCGAAACCGGCTCCCGTATGGACGAAGTCATTTTCGAAGAGTTCAAGGGGACCGGTAACATGGAAATGGTGATGGATCGCCGTCTGGCGGACCGTCGTATTTTCCCGGCAATGGATATCAACCGGTCATCGACCCGTAAGGAAGAGCTGTTGTTGTCCGACGAGATCCTCAACAAGGTCTGGATCTTGCGTAAGTTCCTGGCCGAGATGAATCCGGTGGAAGCGATGGAGTTCTTGCTTGATAGGATGAAGAAGACGAAAGGAAACGAGCGTTTCCTGGCCTCAATGAAGGACTAG
- a CDS encoding dockerin type I repeat-containing protein, with translation MILTCRHMRVLVLMLAGMLIGTLLISATVTAGPQSVVPISQAPANKALERGATQNFSNQPAPKQPFHGIPNRPNRIAQGGDNIASATVISSLPYSDAGTTSGYNDDYDETCPYLAPGSPDVVYSYTPAANEVVDIDLCASGYDTKVYVYAGSYTPGSPYACNDDACPGFRSAIYGLNLTGGTTYYIVIDGYDGDFGSYQLEMIGMSPCTVTCPPGSIAEGEACVTDGDDTDNGGCNSVPEVYGSVNPGDVICGTSWSSADFRDTDWYLRSFTGDTTVHWTVVANFPVLVYIIDMNLGCSGAAGVISTSGDPCDTLVLDAILPAGDYAFFVSPSVFDAQYTCEAGTWNYTARLDAEDPPLAPANNNCVDATPIGDVVNLPFTTVSSTHDGPGACVFGANVWYAYTASCTGAARISLCGSSYDTKLAVYDGATCPPGTPIACNDDFCGVSSEATVMVTAGETYLIEIGGYDTEVGPGLLTVECNVLPPNNFCEDVTPVTLPATFNGDNTGAINQCAGFPDGHVWHAFTIDHCMDVTLDYCGTSPAFGNAWLNLAMGCPCDSFSFAGDFDVTTCGDGNVTIRWQALPAGTYYYPVLLDPANGAEGPYTINVSGDTVACRPCPASGGCDEFVQNVTVGTINQSSGCDGYADYTMLNTTMWKRLSYPISVTNGNPYSSDQCGIWVDWNGDTDFDDPYETVAVSGTPGNGPYTGVLIPPDSPGMDTVTLRVRITYTGAVDPCGETDYGEVEDYSLIIRHFECGDVDGDDAVNLTDVAALMSYYFYHGPAPIPMQRADANCDGAVNIADIVFLADYLYGGGPAPCCVP, from the coding sequence ATGATTTTAACCTGTAGACACATGCGCGTCCTGGTGTTGATGCTGGCAGGAATGCTTATAGGCACTCTCCTCATAAGTGCCACGGTAACGGCTGGCCCGCAGTCGGTCGTACCGATTTCGCAAGCACCTGCCAATAAGGCACTGGAACGAGGCGCCACTCAGAACTTTTCGAATCAACCGGCGCCCAAACAGCCGTTTCATGGTATCCCGAATCGGCCAAATCGCATCGCACAGGGAGGCGATAACATCGCATCTGCGACCGTTATAAGCAGTCTTCCCTACTCCGATGCCGGCACCACCAGTGGATACAATGATGACTACGACGAGACCTGTCCGTACCTGGCTCCAGGTTCTCCGGACGTGGTCTACTCCTATACCCCTGCGGCCAACGAAGTCGTCGATATCGACCTGTGTGCCTCCGGATATGACACGAAGGTGTATGTCTATGCCGGGAGCTACACGCCGGGGTCACCGTATGCCTGCAACGACGATGCCTGCCCGGGATTCCGTTCCGCGATCTACGGTCTAAATCTGACCGGCGGGACGACCTACTATATCGTCATTGACGGTTACGATGGGGATTTTGGGAGCTATCAGCTCGAGATGATCGGGATGAGTCCGTGCACAGTTACCTGCCCTCCGGGATCAATCGCCGAGGGTGAAGCCTGTGTTACGGATGGCGATGACACAGACAACGGTGGCTGTAACTCAGTGCCGGAAGTCTATGGCAGCGTCAATCCCGGCGATGTGATTTGCGGGACCTCCTGGTCGAGCGCGGATTTCCGCGACACCGACTGGTACCTTCGGTCTTTCACAGGTGACACGACTGTCCACTGGACGGTAGTGGCAAACTTCCCGGTTCTGGTGTACATCATCGACATGAACCTTGGATGCTCCGGGGCGGCCGGGGTGATCAGCACGAGTGGGGATCCATGCGACACATTGGTGTTGGATGCGATCCTGCCGGCCGGCGACTATGCGTTCTTTGTGTCGCCATCGGTCTTTGACGCACAGTACACGTGTGAAGCAGGCACCTGGAATTACACAGCGCGACTGGATGCGGAGGATCCGCCTCTGGCACCGGCCAACAACAATTGCGTCGACGCGACGCCGATAGGCGACGTGGTCAACCTGCCGTTTACGACGGTTAGTTCGACGCATGATGGTCCGGGAGCTTGTGTCTTCGGCGCCAATGTCTGGTATGCCTACACCGCTAGTTGCACCGGTGCGGCACGTATCAGCTTGTGTGGATCGAGCTACGATACCAAGTTGGCCGTGTATGACGGAGCAACCTGTCCGCCTGGTACGCCGATCGCCTGCAACGATGACTTCTGTGGCGTCTCATCAGAGGCGACCGTTATGGTGACTGCCGGCGAGACCTATCTGATCGAGATCGGTGGGTATGACACGGAAGTTGGCCCGGGGTTGTTGACGGTGGAGTGCAATGTACTTCCGCCAAACAACTTCTGCGAAGATGTCACACCCGTGACGCTTCCGGCGACTTTCAATGGTGACAATACCGGCGCGATCAACCAGTGTGCTGGCTTCCCGGATGGTCATGTCTGGCATGCTTTCACGATCGACCATTGCATGGATGTGACGCTGGATTATTGCGGCACCTCCCCGGCTTTCGGCAATGCGTGGCTGAATCTGGCGATGGGATGTCCGTGCGATTCGTTCTCGTTCGCTGGTGATTTTGATGTCACGACCTGTGGTGATGGGAATGTGACGATCCGCTGGCAAGCGCTACCCGCGGGGACGTACTACTATCCCGTCCTGCTGGATCCGGCGAATGGTGCGGAAGGTCCGTACACGATCAATGTCTCCGGTGACACGGTTGCGTGCCGTCCCTGCCCCGCTTCGGGCGGCTGCGATGAATTCGTTCAGAACGTAACGGTTGGAACGATCAATCAGTCCTCCGGTTGCGACGGCTACGCCGACTACACGATGCTCAATACGACCATGTGGAAGCGGTTGAGCTATCCGATCTCCGTGACGAACGGCAATCCGTATTCATCCGACCAGTGCGGCATTTGGGTCGACTGGAACGGCGACACTGATTTCGACGATCCGTACGAGACAGTGGCGGTATCCGGTACGCCCGGCAACGGGCCGTACACCGGCGTGCTGATCCCTCCGGACAGCCCCGGGATGGATACAGTGACGTTGCGCGTGAGAATCACCTATACCGGCGCGGTCGACCCATGCGGTGAGACCGACTATGGTGAGGTTGAGGATTACTCGCTGATCATCCGGCATTTTGAATGCGGCGATGTGGATGGCGATGACGCTGTGAATCTCACCGATGTTGCGGCTCTCATGAGCTACTACTTCTACCATGGCCCCGCGCCGATCCCGATGCAGCGCGCTGACGCCAATTGTGATGGCGCAGTGAATATTGCTGATATCGTCTTCCTGGCAGATTACCTCTATGGTGGCGGACCGGCGCCATGCTGTGTTCCATGA
- a CDS encoding DHCW motif cupin fold protein: protein MKIEQVPFGLTDWSQVPATEHRGETGMAYWRTKEVGNLRIRMVEYSPNYLADHWCSRGHVLLVLEGELTTELQDGRTYQLRAGDSYQVENDHVPHRSVTSSGAKLFIVD from the coding sequence ATGAAGATCGAACAGGTACCATTCGGGCTGACCGACTGGTCGCAGGTTCCGGCGACGGAACATCGGGGGGAAACGGGTATGGCGTATTGGCGAACCAAAGAGGTAGGGAATCTAAGGATTCGCATGGTAGAGTATTCACCGAATTATCTTGCTGACCACTGGTGCTCGCGAGGGCATGTGCTATTGGTGTTGGAAGGGGAACTGACGACAGAACTTCAGGATGGCCGCACATACCAGCTTCGGGCGGGAGACAGTTACCAGGTCGAAAACGACCATGTCCCGCATCGGTCTGTCACTTCGTCAGGTGCAAAGTTGTTCATAGTGGATTGA
- a CDS encoding alpha/beta hydrolase — protein sequence MSGKTVSVRKSGDGPVVVCLHSSTSSSKQWNTLTELLSHSYQVIAPDLYGYGDSPDWNIDQTLSLGDELDLLRPVLDEICGPFHLIGHSYGAAVALTLAHEQPKRIRSLTLYEPVLFSLLFAADDRSRGLVEVGAVREDVANLVQRGLLHQAGRRFVDYWSGHGAWESFTERQRESVAKRMQKVVADFDAVIGHATPLEAYRELDIPTLLLYGLESPESTRSIVEHLSRTLPKSETRGFLGLGHMGPITHASQIAELIVKFLAVQPRGILVHQLRRSRQ from the coding sequence ATGTCAGGAAAAACAGTCTCGGTACGCAAGTCGGGTGACGGTCCGGTCGTTGTCTGTCTTCACAGCAGCACAAGTTCTTCCAAACAATGGAATACCCTGACCGAGTTGTTGTCACACTCCTACCAGGTAATAGCGCCTGATCTGTATGGGTATGGCGACAGCCCGGATTGGAATATCGATCAGACACTTAGCCTCGGCGATGAATTGGACCTGCTCAGGCCGGTACTGGATGAGATCTGTGGGCCGTTTCACCTGATCGGGCACTCGTACGGGGCGGCCGTGGCACTGACCCTGGCGCACGAACAGCCAAAACGGATACGGAGTTTGACCCTTTATGAGCCGGTGCTGTTCAGCCTGCTGTTTGCGGCTGATGACCGATCAAGGGGGTTGGTTGAGGTTGGCGCGGTGCGAGAGGATGTCGCCAATCTGGTGCAGCGTGGCCTCTTGCACCAAGCGGGGCGGCGGTTTGTCGACTACTGGTCGGGACATGGCGCCTGGGAGAGTTTTACCGAACGGCAGCGGGAGTCGGTGGCAAAACGGATGCAAAAGGTGGTGGCAGATTTTGATGCGGTGATCGGCCATGCGACGCCGCTGGAAGCGTATCGGGAGTTGGACATTCCGACTTTGCTGCTCTATGGTCTCGAGTCCCCCGAATCGACGCGGTCTATCGTCGAACATCTTTCACGTACCCTCCCCAAGTCAGAGACGCGTGGATTTCTGGGACTTGGGCATATGGGGCCGATCACCCATGCAAGCCAGATCGCCGAACTGATCGTCAAGTTCCTGGCGGTGCAGCCGCGCGGGATATTGGTGCACCAGCTACGAAGGTCGCGGCAATAG
- a CDS encoding PorT family protein codes for MSTKIHQVSILIPLILLTLLLIVTEVAHAQLDFGAKAGVALADQKFEYEGIELDLDIELRTGIGVGIFVEQPLAPHLGLRLEALYIQKGYQKDFSLTNEFGTILRTDTYHVRVDILSMNYMVSAALASGTYALAGPRLDLNLGVSDDFPGGAFPQALKDEFKSIIAGLTFGLGQDFKFLQRGNLFIEAQYYLDLGKLYKRPPEISEEASLKSIKNRSFALFAGIRL; via the coding sequence ATGTCTACCAAAATTCATCAGGTAAGTATCCTCATACCACTCATCTTGCTGACATTGTTGCTGATAGTCACTGAAGTCGCCCACGCGCAATTAGATTTCGGCGCCAAAGCAGGCGTTGCCCTGGCCGATCAAAAGTTTGAATACGAAGGTATAGAGCTGGACCTCGACATAGAATTGCGGACGGGGATAGGCGTCGGGATTTTTGTAGAGCAACCACTCGCCCCGCATTTGGGTCTTCGACTCGAAGCTCTCTATATTCAGAAAGGGTATCAGAAGGATTTCAGCTTGACCAATGAATTTGGTACCATATTGCGGACTGACACCTACCATGTGCGGGTCGATATTCTCTCAATGAACTACATGGTGAGCGCCGCACTTGCTTCCGGAACCTACGCGCTTGCCGGTCCGCGCCTTGACCTCAATCTTGGTGTTTCAGACGACTTCCCCGGCGGCGCCTTTCCGCAGGCGCTGAAAGATGAGTTCAAGTCAATTATTGCCGGCCTCACGTTCGGTCTTGGTCAGGATTTCAAGTTCCTGCAAAGAGGAAATCTGTTTATAGAGGCCCAGTACTATCTGGATCTCGGCAAGCTGTACAAGCGGCCGCCTGAAATCAGTGAGGAAGCCAGTTTGAAATCGATAAAGAACCGCTCGTTTGCGCTTTTTGCCGGGATACGGCTCTGA
- a CDS encoding metallophosphoesterase, which produces MTRRMIWRMVGLLVLSLACLVAPTFAANADDMTPVRMIVIGDRTGGHQPGIYEQIVDEVARLRPDFIMTVGDMIEGYVEDSAQLAEQWQEYRYIISPLVAPIHFTPGNHELFSDLGVQAYRENVGRTYYSFNFDRIHIIVLDNARFDDPGQIPKEQLVWLEKDLKTFKNSVYTVVFMHKPHWYETIVHNRPDTLHALFKSFGVDAVFSGHFHEYFSVDYQGIKYTSLGSSGGGMDRDFGSVGYHFLYVTLDHRGIHIAPIKMGSVQPWDIMTVADKKVYEGLRNQGLTFARPIQVNEDLKIPGTTVQYTIDNSLGNYAVNDTLKWTATADWHFSPRTQIIQVPPHETRTYAVNVSCKHAGFPPPTAEITFQYARENSVTIQHSLPLARVADAVRADAPPLVDGLLSESIWRHPETRYYDPDGGNSEVEATEVYFAYDDQHLYLAARCRESKPDLMTVKADQHDDAVSAEDCLGFFIAPPGEMVQSFQIYFNADGIAFDQRFERDSEGYMHGDLNWNGEYLVKTQRFPDGWTIEAAIPLATFGAWLAQGDTWRVNFRRKQSRLTKSADWQTPIEYDPKTFGLLIAR; this is translated from the coding sequence ATGACACGCCGAATGATTTGGCGGATGGTTGGTCTCCTGGTTTTATCACTCGCCTGCCTCGTCGCACCAACCTTCGCCGCTAATGCCGATGACATGACCCCGGTTCGCATGATTGTCATTGGTGATCGAACGGGAGGACATCAACCCGGTATCTATGAACAGATCGTCGATGAGGTCGCCCGATTGCGACCTGACTTCATCATGACTGTCGGTGACATGATCGAAGGATATGTCGAGGATTCCGCTCAGCTTGCCGAACAATGGCAGGAATACCGCTACATCATCTCACCTCTGGTTGCCCCGATTCATTTCACCCCGGGGAACCATGAACTATTCTCTGATCTGGGAGTACAGGCCTACAGGGAGAATGTTGGCCGCACCTACTATTCATTTAACTTCGATCGCATCCATATCATCGTACTGGACAACGCTCGCTTTGATGATCCGGGCCAGATCCCCAAAGAGCAACTTGTCTGGCTTGAAAAAGACCTGAAGACATTCAAGAATTCCGTCTATACGGTAGTCTTTATGCACAAGCCGCACTGGTACGAGACGATCGTTCACAATCGGCCTGATACTTTGCACGCCCTGTTCAAATCATTTGGCGTGGATGCTGTATTCTCCGGACACTTCCACGAATATTTCTCGGTGGATTATCAGGGAATCAAATATACTTCGCTGGGGAGTTCCGGCGGCGGCATGGATCGCGATTTCGGCTCCGTCGGTTATCACTTCCTCTATGTCACTCTTGATCACCGCGGCATCCATATCGCACCGATCAAAATGGGATCAGTCCAGCCATGGGATATCATGACGGTTGCCGACAAAAAGGTATATGAAGGATTACGCAATCAAGGCCTGACCTTTGCCCGGCCGATCCAGGTGAACGAGGACCTCAAAATCCCCGGCACGACAGTTCAATACACCATTGACAACTCACTTGGCAATTACGCGGTCAATGATACACTCAAATGGACCGCCACTGCCGACTGGCACTTCTCGCCGCGGACCCAGATCATCCAGGTCCCGCCTCACGAGACCCGTACGTACGCGGTCAATGTCTCCTGCAAACATGCCGGTTTTCCTCCACCGACTGCTGAGATCACTTTTCAGTATGCCAGGGAAAACAGCGTGACGATTCAGCACTCGTTGCCGCTTGCCCGCGTCGCCGATGCCGTCCGAGCCGATGCTCCGCCATTGGTGGATGGCCTGCTTTCCGAATCGATCTGGAGACACCCCGAGACCAGATACTACGACCCGGACGGCGGAAATTCTGAAGTTGAAGCAACCGAGGTATATTTCGCTTACGACGATCAGCATCTGTATCTCGCCGCGCGATGCCGTGAAAGCAAACCGGACCTGATGACGGTCAAGGCCGACCAGCATGATGATGCTGTCTCCGCCGAAGACTGTCTCGGCTTTTTCATTGCGCCGCCAGGGGAGATGGTCCAATCATTCCAGATCTATTTCAATGCTGACGGAATCGCTTTTGACCAACGGTTTGAGCGCGACTCCGAAGGGTACATGCATGGCGATCTCAATTGGAATGGTGAGTACCTCGTCAAAACCCAGCGGTTTCCCGATGGGTGGACTATTGAAGCGGCAATACCGCTGGCGACCTTTGGCGCATGGCTGGCCCAGGGAGACACCTGGCGGGTCAACTTCCGACGGAAACAGTCCCGCCTGACCAAATCGGCCGACTGGCAAACGCCGATTGAATACGATCCGAAGACCTTTGGGCTGTTGATCGCGCGATAA